The DNA region TCCTGGACACGGGTACATCACTGGTTCTTGTGCCGCAAAAAACATACCAAAACCTGTTGAATGCCTTATCAGCAAAGCTACAAAATGGTTATTCTGTGGTGACATGCAGAAGTGAACCGCTGCCAAATATTAATATTCTCATCGGAGACATGGTATTTCCCCTAACACCCAGCAATTATTTAATGGAAGTTATATTGGACCGTAAACCAGTTTGTGTGTTGGCCATTGCTCCCATTAACAGGGGATTTTGGGTACTGGGCGATATCTTTCTCAGCCGATACTATACGGTTTTCGATGCCACAGAAAGGAGGATCGGATTGGCCCAAGCCAAGTGAAGTAATTGATAagtatataaagtgtatatattatttatgcatggtatatatatatttttatactaTGTGcttaaaaacacaaaattcgcatattgttttgtattattttttaactatCTATTACATTAAATAGGTCCCACAAATGTTTGCTAATGAAAAAAAGCCATTCAATATTATTTCTATCTAAAATAAATGTAGGCGCACTGTTAAATTTCGAATATCCTaattgtttgttattaaaGCGAAAGCCCATGCCAATGTACCACTGTTCGCACAATTTAATTGTGTAATTGCCAATTGCTTtgtttattcaattaaatgtacTCGCCCTATTTATCTCTACTTTACGCAAACATTGAAGTGCGTTCAGCCACGACATTAACCAATTCCATTTGAATGCCAAACGAATTTGGCCATTAAAGTGCTCCATTTGCAGGTGCTATAAAACAATCGCGGCCAGAATCTCTGCCAATTAGTTGAAAGGGGCTTTACAAACGGTTCGGATCGATTTCAATTCGCCTGGTCGACTGGTCCGGCCAGTGATGCACTTCCTCATTTCGCTGTGGTTGTCCCTGTGGCTATTGTGCCTGTTCTGGGCGAAATGCCAGGGCCAACTTATCCGCGTTCCCATGCAATTTCAGGCCTCTTTCATGGCCAGTCGCCGTCAACACCGTGCCGGTAGATCATCCCTCTTGGCCAAGTACAATGTGGCTGGGGGGCAGGAGGCAGCGACGTCTAGGAATGGTGGAGCCACCGAAACGCTCGATAACCGACTGAACTTGGAGTACGCGGGACCCATTAGCATTGGATCGCCGGGTCAGCCCTTCAATATGCTCTTTGACACCGGATCTGCCAATCTCTGGGTGCCAAGTGCCGAGTGTTCGGCGAAGAGTGTGGCctgtcatcgtcatcatcgctATAACGCCAGTGCGTCGAGTACTTTTGTTCCGGATGGCCGGAGATTTTCCATTGCCTACGGCACTGGAAGTCTGTCGGGAATATTGGCCCAGGACATGGTTACCATTGGCCAGCTGGTGGTGCGAAATCAAACCTTTGCAATGGCCACACACGAGCCGGGTCCCACCTTTGTGGACACCAATTTTGCCGGCATCGTGGGACTTGGTTTTCGGCCAATTGCCGAGCAGAGAATTAAGCCATTGTTTGAGAGCATGTGTGAGCAGCAGCTGGTGGATGAGTGCGTCTTCTCGTTCTATCTGAAGCGGAATGGCAGTGAAAGAATGGGTGGAGAACTTCTTTTCGGTGGGTTGGATAAGTCGAAGTTTTCGGGAACCCTTACCTACGTGCCCCTCACCCATGCCGCCTACTGGCAGTTCCCATTGGATGCCATTGAAGTGGGCGGTACTGCCATCAGTCACCATCGACAGGCCATCGCCGATACGGGCACATCTCTATTGGCAGCTCCGCCCAGGGAATACCTGATAATAAATAGTCTCCTTGGCGGTTTGCCCACCTCAAATAACGAATATTTGCTCAATTGTTCTGAAATCGATAGTTTGCCCGAAATTGTGTTCATCATTGGTGGACAGCGATTTGGCTTGCAGCCCAGAGATTATGTAATGAGTGCCACCAACGACGATGGCTCGAGAATTTGCCTATCTGCTTTTACCTTGATGGAAGCCGAGTTCTGGATTCTGGGAGACGTTTTCATCGGCCGATATTACACCGCCTTCGATGCGGGCCATCGGCGAATTGGCTTTGCTCCAGCGGCCTAAACAGCAGGTTTTTCTAAGTTAAGTAGCGTATATCTGCTCTATTTAATGACGAAACTTGGACATCAAACGGTGCCGTAGAGAAATCACGAGAGTTGGTTGGTTACACAGAGAAACCACAAATAATCCAGTTAGTGGAAAAAACAGCTGACTAACTTACGTTCCGGTTTGGTAAACTTTTTGATTAGCTAAGGTAATCCCCTACTGAAAGATATATGTTATGTCTGTAAACAAACTTTAAATACattctatttttaaatatattttgtggcgacattattatttttataagttGTATGCTTTGCTTGACTTAGCTTTTgattattcatttatttctaATCACATTTAGATagtttaaattcatttaaaactaGCAATATGTTTACTTATAAtagtaattaattaaaaagtttagttttattcataaatatatGCAACAAAGCTATAATTATATGTATTGTACGTGATAAAGTTAATAGCCTGAGAGTGCAGTAAACTATGATGATAATCATTTATATATGGGTTCCCTTATCTTTGTCTATTAATTTCAAACCCACCTATACGTGTGAATCACgtatacaaataatataaaaaaatcacCGACATCTGGTTTGTGACGATTCTGCTTATACCCACACTGAAAAAGTACCTGTAATCGCAACTAGCTTAACATATATATAAGAGAGATGCACTCTGTGCCCTAGTCagttataaaaacatattcaAGATGAAATCTAGTTTGTCTCTGGGCCTGCTGCTCGGTCTGGCTTTAAGCCAAGTTGCTGCTAGTTGTCCGGATAGCTGTCCCGATACGGAGGATGTTGTTTGGGCTCTTGGAGGAGGATGCAATGTGTTCCGCAATAAATGCTATTTCGACAAGGAGAACTGCCACCGAAAGCCAGGTAAGCATTGCttcttatatattattattatttataaagaCGAACTGTCAACCAGACTCTGGTGCAAacatgtttaaaaaaatagaaaacttGTTGTTTAATTagtaaacaaattgtttagCTTTGACCATCACCACCAAGGAGGAGTGCCAAAAACAATGCGCTGATGCTTGTCCTGCAGTTTATCAGCCCACAGGTGGAACTTATAAGGGTCAGGTGCGAAACTTTGGCAATGAGTGCGAAAAAATTGTTCACTCCTGTCGAACTGGCGAAAGTAAGTAGTTCCCTAAAAAAAGGTGTTCTCGATTAATACTTTGTATTTTCACAGCTTTTTTGTAGGGCTTTCTGCTTATGTACTGAAGGTCCTTaactaataatttaaatacagTCGTGGTTCCATAAATAAATCTTTTATCTTTATgtaaattttgcatttttggttgGGCTTTAATTTTAAGTGTGAGGTGCAAATTTTGCGCTTGATGAAAATTAAAAGATTTTAAAGTACCATTgtaagttatttttatttaaaataatagcaaatGATAGCTAGTGCGAAAGTGTTATTTACAGTGTTATttattaacaaacaaaaaaccccCACACATCTGGCACTTTCTGCTGCTTGAATAAATTAAAGCCAATAAAAGTTTCCGCAGACGTGCCTCCAAGCcaacaaaaacatatataaaagTGGAGGAAGCACACGATCGGCTCAGTTCATCCCAATACTTTGGGGCTTTTCAACATGAAATTCTTCCTCTATTTGTACCTATTTCTGTGCCTGGCTCTAAGCCAAGTTAGTGGTAATTGCTCAGGAGAATGTCCCGATATGGAGGAAGTTGTTTGGGCTCTTGGAGGAGGTTGCAATGTTTTCCGGAATAAATGCTATTTTGACAAGGAGAACTGCCACCGAAAGCCCGGTAAGCATTGCTTCTAATATCTTATTCATTATCGTATTCATTAAGAACTAATAAaacgatatatatatttaaaagccTTGACCATAACGACAAAGGGCGAGTGTCAAAAGCAATGCGCCAACTTTTGCACAGCTATCTACCAGCCAACAAGTGGCACTTACAACGGCAAAGTCCTAAACTT from Drosophila santomea strain STO CAGO 1482 chromosome 3R, Prin_Dsan_1.1, whole genome shotgun sequence includes:
- the LOC120452272 gene encoding lysosomal aspartic protease — its product is MHFLISLWLSLWLLCLFWAKCQGQLIRVPMQFQASFMASRRQHRAGRSSLLAKYNVAGGQEAATSRNGGATETLDNRLNLEYAGPISIGSPGQPFNMLFDTGSANLWVPSAECSAKSVACHRHHRYNASASSTFVPDGRRFSIAYGTGSLSGILAQDMVTIGQLVVRNQTFAMATHEPGPTFVDTNFAGIVGLGFRPIAEQRIKPLFESMCEQQLVDECVFSFYLKRNGSERMGGELLFGGLDKSKFSGTLTYVPLTHAAYWQFPLDAIEVGGTAISHHRQAIADTGTSLLAAPPREYLIINSLLGGLPTSNNEYLLNCSEIDSLPEIVFIIGGQRFGLQPRDYVMSATNDDGSRICLSAFTLMEAEFWILGDVFIGRYYTAFDAGHRRIGFAPAA
- the LOC120452031 gene encoding uncharacterized protein LOC120452031 isoform X2 yields the protein MKSSLSLGLLLGLALSQVAASCPDSCPDTEDVVWALGGGCNVFRNKCYFDKENCHRKPVNKLFSFDHHHQGGVPKTMR
- the LOC120452031 gene encoding uncharacterized protein LOC120452031 isoform X1, with the translated sequence MKSSLSLGLLLGLALSQVAASCPDSCPDTEDVVWALGGGCNVFRNKCYFDKENCHRKPALTITTKEECQKQCADACPAVYQPTGGTYKGQVRNFGNECEKIVHSCRTGETFL
- the LOC120452032 gene encoding uncharacterized protein LOC120452032 — its product is MKFFLYLYLFLCLALSQVSGNCSGECPDMEEVVWALGGGCNVFRNKCYFDKENCHRKPALTITTKGECQKQCANFCTAIYQPTSGTYNGKVLNFGNECEKRAHTCRTGETFL